From Rubinisphaera margarita, a single genomic window includes:
- a CDS encoding sodium:solute symporter family transporter, with translation MSQFLPVLAAVNSTDALVTFLIYSTAVLGLALASHYVLSKTNFMDDYFLGSRGLGPWAFMLTFAATSASAGSFAGFPSLVYAHGWVVALWIAGYMTVPLVSMGLLGKRINRVARQAGAITLPDLLFARFGSRAVSIIATVLLVSLLSLFLVPQFKLGSIILLELLANVKVWQQTVLAFGDVTSQIPLIAHVDPGYLLGLLVFSLTVVAYTSVGGFRAVVWTDMLQGIVMFFGVIALLVLVIIQVGGLGNATRTLAEITPPQLVQLELRGTTDSAPRFIPSETWITLGDGDDQRLFRINESARIPADGAVSSRIKAVEITGEFEKNMRLEQIAGKPDVMLPESIAVTVAEEKAYRGGADRKGAYIMAPGPSENSEAGFLPLTIAFSFFVFWTFGAAGQPGNKVRLMAFDSTRTLKKAMALLVVYYGGIYFSLVVIFSCGRLLVPALDQTPDRIMPVLSMTVANNAGIPWLAGILIAAPFAAAMSTVDSFMLMISSSLVRDVYQREFNPDVSEKTTKTLSYVCTAGIGVLVMLAAINPPRFLQVVIIFAASGLASVYLMPVFLALFWPRFNSAGAIAGMLGGLAVCMLLYIIGYVTAYLGGVTSLSAMSPLKPLGFDPMVWGIAGSGAIAVIAALATPPPADENVRKFF, from the coding sequence ATGAGTCAATTTCTGCCCGTTCTCGCTGCCGTCAATTCGACCGATGCACTGGTCACGTTTCTCATTTACTCCACAGCTGTGTTGGGGTTGGCGCTGGCGAGCCATTACGTGCTCTCCAAAACCAACTTCATGGACGACTACTTCCTCGGCAGCCGCGGTCTCGGGCCCTGGGCCTTCATGCTGACGTTTGCCGCCACGAGTGCCTCAGCCGGTTCGTTCGCCGGGTTCCCCTCGCTGGTTTACGCACACGGCTGGGTGGTTGCCCTGTGGATTGCCGGTTACATGACCGTGCCTCTTGTCTCTATGGGGCTTCTTGGAAAACGAATCAACCGCGTCGCTCGTCAGGCGGGGGCGATCACGCTGCCTGACCTGTTGTTTGCCCGCTTCGGCAGCAGAGCGGTCTCGATCATCGCCACCGTCCTGCTCGTATCTCTGCTGTCACTGTTTCTGGTGCCGCAATTCAAACTGGGCAGCATCATCTTGCTGGAACTATTGGCCAACGTGAAGGTCTGGCAACAGACGGTTCTCGCCTTCGGCGATGTCACAAGTCAGATCCCGCTGATTGCTCACGTCGATCCCGGATATCTGCTTGGGCTGCTGGTCTTTTCGCTCACGGTTGTTGCTTACACGTCGGTCGGCGGATTTCGAGCGGTCGTGTGGACCGATATGCTTCAGGGCATTGTGATGTTCTTCGGCGTCATCGCACTGCTCGTGCTGGTGATTATTCAGGTTGGAGGCCTAGGGAACGCGACCCGGACGCTGGCCGAGATCACTCCGCCTCAACTCGTTCAACTCGAGTTGCGTGGCACGACTGATTCGGCTCCCCGTTTTATTCCAAGTGAAACGTGGATCACGCTCGGCGACGGTGATGATCAGCGGCTGTTCCGTATCAATGAATCCGCACGCATCCCGGCCGATGGGGCGGTCAGCTCGCGGATCAAAGCGGTCGAGATTACAGGCGAGTTCGAGAAGAACATGCGGCTTGAGCAGATTGCCGGCAAGCCGGATGTGATGCTGCCGGAGTCGATTGCGGTCACCGTGGCTGAGGAGAAGGCTTATCGGGGTGGGGCGGATCGGAAGGGAGCTTACATCATGGCTCCCGGCCCGAGCGAGAACAGCGAAGCGGGGTTCCTCCCGTTGACGATCGCCTTTTCGTTCTTCGTCTTCTGGACGTTCGGAGCAGCCGGTCAGCCCGGCAACAAAGTGCGACTCATGGCGTTCGACAGCACTCGCACGCTCAAGAAAGCGATGGCCCTGCTTGTCGTCTACTATGGGGGGATCTATTTCTCGCTGGTCGTAATCTTCAGTTGCGGGCGGCTGCTTGTGCCGGCTCTCGACCAGACGCCGGACCGCATCATGCCCGTCTTATCGATGACGGTTGCCAACAATGCCGGCATCCCCTGGCTGGCCGGGATTCTGATTGCCGCTCCCTTTGCCGCCGCGATGTCGACGGTCGACAGCTTCATGCTGATGATCTCCTCCTCCCTGGTGCGGGATGTCTACCAACGCGAGTTCAATCCAGACGTCTCTGAGAAAACGACGAAGACTTTGAGCTATGTCTGTACCGCGGGCATCGGCGTCCTGGTGATGCTGGCGGCGATCAATCCGCCCCGGTTTCTTCAGGTGGTCATTATCTTCGCCGCCAGTGGACTGGCTTCGGTTTATCTGATGCCGGTGTTTCTGGCGCTCTTCTGGCCCCGGTTTAATTCGGCTGGTGCGATCGCCGGAATGCTGGGCGGCTTGGCGGTCTGCATGCTGCTCTATATCATCGGCTACGTAACCGCCTATCTCGGCGGAGTGACATCGCTGAGTGCGATGAGTCCACTCAAGCCGCTCGGTTTCGACCCGATGGTCTGGGGAATCGCCGGGTCAGGGGCCATTGCGGTGATTGCCGCGCTCGCCACGCCTCCCCCGGCGGATGAGAACGTCCGCAAGTTCTTCTGA
- a CDS encoding DUF1501 domain-containing protein, with translation MADLFAEAMRTNRRQFLSNSCRLGLGSMALQTLLNPKPTAVEASEQKQPRAKRVIYLCQSGAPSQIDLFDHKPAMAERFDEDLPDSIRQGQRLTTMTSGQQRFPIAPTIFKFRQHGESGATVSELMPHVAAISDDLCYIKSMHTEAINHDPAITFLQTGAEQAGRPSFGSWISYGLGSESEELPAFVVLLSRGSGRPNCQPLYDRLWGSGFLESRHQGVKFMSSGDPVLFLNDLAGVTREGRRRNLNAIAALNQMTFEEKQDPEINSRIAQYEMAYRMQMSVPEIVDFSEESAATLKRYGPNVMKRGHYAYNCLLARRLIERDVRFVQLYHMGWDQHNALPKQIRGQCADTDQPSAALVQDLKERGLLDETLVIWGGEFGRTIYSQGELTADNYGRDHHPRCFTIWVAGGGFKPGTSFGETDEFSYNIVRDPVHIHDLNATLLHQLGIDHRRLTFRHQGRDFRLTDVHGNVIHDIIT, from the coding sequence ATGGCTGATCTTTTTGCAGAGGCAATGAGGACGAACCGCCGGCAGTTTCTGTCGAACTCGTGCCGGCTCGGACTCGGTTCGATGGCACTGCAGACGCTGCTGAATCCGAAGCCAACTGCAGTTGAGGCGTCGGAGCAGAAGCAGCCGCGAGCGAAGCGGGTGATCTATCTCTGTCAGTCGGGGGCTCCTTCGCAGATCGATTTGTTCGATCACAAACCGGCGATGGCGGAGCGGTTCGATGAGGACCTGCCCGATTCGATCCGACAGGGGCAGCGGCTGACGACGATGACGTCCGGTCAACAGCGGTTCCCGATCGCGCCGACGATTTTCAAGTTTCGCCAACACGGGGAATCGGGGGCGACGGTCAGCGAGTTGATGCCACACGTCGCGGCGATTTCGGATGACCTGTGCTACATCAAGTCGATGCACACCGAGGCGATCAATCACGATCCGGCGATTACATTTCTGCAGACCGGTGCTGAACAGGCAGGGCGGCCGAGCTTTGGTTCGTGGATCAGCTACGGACTCGGCAGCGAAAGCGAAGAACTCCCCGCGTTCGTGGTGCTACTCTCCCGGGGAAGTGGGCGTCCCAACTGCCAGCCGCTTTACGATCGTCTCTGGGGCAGCGGTTTTCTCGAGTCGCGGCATCAGGGCGTGAAGTTCATGTCGTCCGGCGATCCGGTCCTCTTTCTGAACGACCTCGCAGGGGTGACACGGGAAGGCCGCCGCCGGAATCTGAATGCGATCGCGGCTCTGAATCAGATGACCTTCGAGGAGAAACAGGACCCGGAGATCAACTCCCGGATTGCTCAGTATGAGATGGCATATCGCATGCAGATGTCGGTGCCGGAGATTGTCGACTTCTCTGAAGAGTCAGCCGCGACGCTGAAGCGTTACGGACCGAATGTGATGAAGCGGGGGCACTATGCCTACAACTGCCTGCTCGCCCGCCGGCTGATTGAACGAGATGTCCGTTTCGTGCAGCTGTATCATATGGGCTGGGATCAGCACAACGCTCTGCCGAAGCAGATTCGCGGGCAGTGTGCCGATACCGATCAGCCTTCCGCGGCTCTTGTTCAGGACCTGAAAGAGCGCGGCCTGCTTGACGAGACGCTGGTCATCTGGGGGGGAGAGTTCGGACGGACGATTTACAGTCAGGGCGAACTGACAGCCGACAACTACGGCCGCGATCATCATCCGCGGTGTTTCACCATCTGGGTGGCGGGGGGCGGCTTCAAGCCGGGGACCAGTTTTGGGGAAACGGATGAGTTCTCCTACAACATCGTCCGCGATCCGGTTCACATTCACGACCTGAACGCGACGCTGCTGCATCAGCTTGGCATCGATCATCGGCGTCTGACGTTTCGGCATCAGGGACGCGACTTTCGTCTGACCGATGTGCATGGGAACGTGATTCACGATATCATCACTTGA
- a CDS encoding RidA family protein → MGEREQRMEEKGFKVDVELPPGAIYRPVSRNGNTLYVSGAVPIENGRIPYKGKVPSVVSLEDAQKAAAICVANNLRMVYQELGSFDDIESIVRLTGYVNTDLDFTEQHVVINGGSQLLLDVFGDAGLAARTAIGVAQLPLNSSVETEMIIKLKD, encoded by the coding sequence ATGGGTGAACGCGAACAGCGAATGGAAGAAAAGGGATTCAAAGTCGACGTCGAACTCCCGCCGGGAGCGATTTATCGGCCTGTGTCCCGCAACGGCAACACGCTGTATGTTTCCGGAGCGGTGCCGATTGAGAACGGCCGCATCCCCTACAAAGGCAAGGTGCCGAGCGTCGTGTCGCTGGAAGATGCTCAGAAAGCGGCCGCCATCTGCGTGGCCAACAACCTCCGCATGGTGTACCAGGAACTCGGCTCGTTTGACGACATCGAGAGCATTGTCCGCCTGACCGGTTACGTGAATACCGACCTCGATTTCACGGAACAGCACGTCGTCATCAATGGGGGATCGCAGCTTCTGCTCGACGTCTTCGGCGACGCCGGCCTCGCCGCCCGGACAGCCATCGGCGTTGCTCAACTGCCGTTGAACTCGAGTGTCGAGACGGAAATGATCATCAAACTGAAAGACTGA
- a CDS encoding dipeptidase yields MIVDAHLDLAWNAASYDRDLTLSLDELNAAERGMDDVHIRGNATVSFPEMRRGNLGLSVVTLLARSGPAHQRQPNYRRTSLDSVYRIGAYAAAYGQLACYRLWEQQGYLRMIRTKRDLDEHLQNWDLNRDATPLGCILSMEGADPIVAPAQLNEWHEAGLRAIGPAHYGHSHYAAGTAVTGPLTDDGRELLDRMQHLDMGLDATHLCDESMHEALDRFDGAVWASHHNSRTLIPGDRQLPDDLMKRLIEKDAVIGVACDAWMLHPGWVIGKTTPAETKVVITTLADHIDHVCQLAGNTNHSGIGSDLDGGFGNEQTPADLKSIADLQRLADVLQERGYTDEDIDRIFYRNWLRVLRTVLPD; encoded by the coding sequence ATGATCGTCGACGCCCATCTGGACCTGGCGTGGAACGCCGCTTCCTACGATCGCGATCTCACTCTCTCCCTCGACGAACTGAATGCCGCCGAACGCGGCATGGATGATGTGCACATTCGCGGGAACGCAACGGTCTCCTTCCCCGAAATGCGACGGGGCAATCTCGGCCTCAGCGTCGTCACGCTCCTCGCCCGCAGCGGGCCCGCTCATCAGCGGCAGCCGAATTATCGCCGGACCAGTCTCGATTCGGTCTATCGGATTGGAGCGTACGCGGCTGCTTACGGGCAACTCGCCTGCTATCGCCTCTGGGAACAGCAGGGATACCTGCGGATGATCCGCACGAAACGCGATCTGGACGAACATCTTCAGAACTGGGATCTGAATCGGGACGCGACTCCACTCGGGTGTATTCTCTCCATGGAAGGAGCCGATCCGATTGTGGCACCTGCGCAGCTCAACGAATGGCACGAAGCGGGACTTCGCGCCATCGGGCCTGCCCATTACGGACATTCTCACTATGCAGCCGGTACGGCGGTCACGGGACCACTGACCGACGACGGTCGCGAACTGCTCGATCGGATGCAGCATCTCGACATGGGGCTCGATGCGACGCATCTCTGCGATGAAAGCATGCACGAAGCCTTAGACCGGTTTGACGGAGCGGTCTGGGCCAGTCATCACAACAGTCGAACGCTGATTCCCGGCGATCGCCAGCTGCCGGATGATCTGATGAAGCGGCTCATCGAGAAGGACGCGGTGATCGGAGTGGCCTGCGATGCCTGGATGCTCCACCCGGGTTGGGTGATTGGCAAGACGACGCCAGCGGAAACAAAGGTCGTCATCACCACGCTGGCCGATCATATCGACCATGTCTGCCAGCTGGCGGGGAATACGAATCATTCCGGGATCGGCAGCGATCTCGATGGCGGTTTCGGGAATGAACAGACGCCGGCGGATCTGAAATCGATCGCCGATCTTCAACGTCTGGCCGATGTGCTGCAGGAGCGGGGATACACGGACGAAGACATTGACCGCATTTTTTACCGGAACTGGTTACGCGTTTTGCGAACAGTTCTACCCGACTGA
- a CDS encoding alanine racemase, translating into MTTTWTQETVPTPALVIDAESVRRNIARMASYASAHNLKLRPHIKTHKLRRVAEMQMEAGAVGLTTAKVGEAEVMSELCEDLLIAYPPVDAHRAAEIGKLARKTRTTVGLDSLLAAERLSVAASNSGSEIGILIDLDVGFGRTGVQGAEAAAELAKQVDALPGLHVRGLMYFPGNVPAPGPEQSTRLAAVESILRNAVSRFREQRTSTEIVSGGSTPTAFQTHLMPSTTEFRPGTYIYNDRNCIEAGVSTVDDCAGRIIATVISTSVPGQVVLDAGSKTLTSDRNGPNPECGYGLILEYPDAVIGKLSEEHAQVDTSACGTAPELGERVTIIPNHICPCVNLQNQIWWLQGNELTAVTVDARGLLV; encoded by the coding sequence ATGACGACGACGTGGACTCAGGAGACCGTGCCCACACCGGCTCTGGTGATTGATGCGGAGAGCGTGCGGCGAAACATCGCCCGCATGGCCTCCTATGCCAGTGCACACAATCTGAAGCTTCGCCCGCATATCAAGACCCATAAGCTGCGTCGGGTTGCCGAGATGCAGATGGAAGCCGGGGCTGTCGGCCTGACCACGGCCAAGGTTGGTGAAGCCGAGGTGATGAGCGAACTCTGTGAGGATCTGCTGATCGCCTATCCGCCGGTCGATGCCCATCGAGCCGCTGAGATTGGGAAACTCGCACGGAAAACGCGGACCACCGTCGGACTCGATTCCCTGCTCGCAGCCGAGCGGCTTTCCGTCGCGGCTTCCAATAGTGGGAGCGAGATTGGAATACTGATCGACCTCGACGTCGGTTTTGGTCGTACCGGAGTGCAGGGGGCGGAAGCGGCTGCGGAACTGGCGAAACAGGTCGATGCTCTTCCCGGGCTTCACGTTCGGGGACTGATGTATTTCCCCGGCAACGTTCCGGCTCCAGGTCCAGAGCAGTCCACGCGGCTCGCCGCAGTCGAATCGATTCTCCGTAACGCCGTCTCCCGATTCCGAGAGCAGCGAACGAGCACGGAGATTGTATCGGGAGGCTCGACGCCGACCGCGTTCCAGACGCATCTCATGCCTTCGACCACCGAGTTTCGTCCGGGGACCTACATCTACAACGATCGCAACTGCATTGAAGCCGGCGTGTCCACGGTCGATGACTGTGCCGGGCGTATCATCGCGACTGTCATCAGTACCTCTGTGCCGGGGCAGGTTGTTCTCGATGCCGGCTCTAAGACACTGACCAGCGACCGCAACGGGCCAAACCCGGAGTGCGGTTACGGGCTGATTCTGGAATACCCGGATGCCGTGATCGGTAAGCTGAGTGAGGAGCACGCCCAGGTCGATACTTCGGCTTGCGGGACTGCTCCGGAACTTGGCGAGCGGGTCACGATCATTCCGAATCACATCTGCCCGTGTGTGAATCTGCAAAACCAGATCTGGTGGCTCCAGGGGAACGAACTGACGGCTGTGACCGTTGACGCCCGCGGGCTGCTGGTTTGA
- a CDS encoding metallophosphoesterase family protein, which translates to MPVHLPGCNRRQFLVTVGAGLAARSSIFAAEPAGETEDDLVYLLNDTHIGEKHPPNSPVPSHLRQIVTELVNRERKPASVIINGDLALYDGQPGDYAHLGRLLNPLYEAGVSTHLTLGNHDNREVFYEVLKNERPDDPPVAAKHLAVVETRFANFFLLDSLKETMVTQGLIDVEQRDWLKKELDARPDKPAIIVAHHNPRLGGDPLHFPGGLIDSPELWDLLVSRTQVKAYVHGHIHDRSIAEERGIHIINTPATSYVADPTKSTTGWTTARLSATGVQLTTHTTDAQHAWNGEVQELTWRTR; encoded by the coding sequence ATGCCCGTTCATCTTCCCGGCTGCAATCGTCGCCAGTTTCTTGTCACTGTGGGAGCAGGCCTTGCGGCTCGTTCATCCATCTTTGCAGCCGAGCCCGCTGGCGAGACGGAAGACGATCTCGTCTATCTCCTCAACGACACGCACATTGGTGAAAAGCATCCGCCGAACTCGCCGGTGCCGAGTCACCTCCGCCAGATTGTCACGGAGCTGGTGAATCGCGAACGGAAACCGGCGTCGGTGATTATCAACGGAGATCTGGCACTGTACGACGGCCAGCCCGGGGACTATGCACATCTCGGTCGCCTGCTGAATCCATTGTACGAAGCGGGCGTGTCGACGCATCTCACGCTGGGGAATCACGACAATCGCGAGGTCTTCTATGAAGTGCTGAAGAATGAGCGTCCGGACGATCCGCCGGTGGCCGCGAAGCATCTGGCGGTTGTCGAAACCCGATTCGCAAACTTCTTCCTGCTCGATTCCCTGAAGGAAACGATGGTTACCCAGGGACTGATTGACGTCGAGCAGCGGGACTGGTTGAAGAAGGAACTCGACGCCCGGCCCGACAAGCCGGCCATTATCGTCGCCCATCATAATCCCCGGCTCGGCGGCGATCCACTTCACTTTCCCGGCGGACTGATCGATTCCCCTGAACTCTGGGATCTGCTGGTCTCGCGGACGCAGGTGAAGGCTTACGTTCACGGCCACATCCACGATCGCAGCATCGCCGAGGAACGGGGCATCCATATTATCAATACGCCGGCCACGTCCTATGTCGCCGATCCGACGAAATCGACCACCGGCTGGACGACCGCACGTCTCTCCGCCACAGGCGTTCAATTGACAACACATACGACCGATGCCCAACATGCATGGAACGGTGAAGTCCAGGAGTTAACGTGGCGCACGCGTTGA